From Pyrenophora tritici-repentis strain M4 chromosome 1, whole genome shotgun sequence, the proteins below share one genomic window:
- a CDS encoding RTA1 domain containing protein produces the protein MRLSLPLLSALLLPLLSAASPTPTSSLTLVARAAITPPPLGTPPSRRDDYAPSIPPLSLDLPGEPNIPSLSLDLPVETCTPGFSAYATPGHDGYVPAEACNALWVYFPNFAAAVAFSILFGMLTIAHLCQAVVYRNGFCWVIIMASLWETGAYAFRALGSKNQQSAGIATVAQILVLVAPIWVNAFAYMVFARIVHFYSPTRKVWYLSPSVLALVFVTLDIVSFVIQLVGGGMAGPGATPEAQRKGLNLYMGGIGMQEGFIVLFTGLVIKFHRDQIQAERVGRLAADKIGGWRWLTWALYGCLLAITIRIIYRLAEFSGGLGTNNPLPSNEPVLYVLESAPMWLAILVWNIVHPGRFIHGPDAKMPRSWLSRHLCCCCGKRRCDDCNGKVGHAGPHHHPLVNDSELEENREMQPVKKKHRGRVSVAQVNPFMDTPSRDNSPNALRPPPAANNYREASPEAPSYTAYRPHRG, from the exons ATGAGATTGTCACTTCCACTTCTCAGCGCCTTGCTgctgcctctcctctccgCTGCTTCTCCCACCCCCACTTCCTCTCTCACACTTGTCGCTCGAGCTGCCATCACCCCACCCCCTTTGGGTACTCCGCCTTCACGCCGCGATGACTACGCTCCGAGTATCCCGCCTCTCTCACTCGATCTCCCTGGAGAGCCAAACATACCATCTCTCTCCCTCGACCTTCCAGTTGAGACGTGCACCCCTGGTTTCAGCGCATACGCAACTCCCGGTCATGATGGATACGTTCCTGCGGAGGCGTGCAATGCGCTATGGGTCTACTTTCCAAACTTTGCGGCTGCAGTAGCTTTTTCCATTCTGTTCGGCATGCTCACAATTGCACACCTTTGTCAAGCAGTTGTGTATCGCAATGGCTTCTGCTGGGTCATCATCATGGCCTCTCTTTGGGAGACTGGTGCATATGCTTTCCGTGCTCTTGGTTCCAAGAATCAACAATCTGCCGGCATTGCAACTGTTGCTCAGATCTTGGTATTGGTAGCTCCCATCT GGGTCAACGCCTTTGCATACATGGTCTTCGCCCGCATTGTCCACTTCTACTCGCCCACTCGAAAAGTCTGGTACCTATCGCCTTCCGTCCTCGCTCTCGTCTTTGTGACTCTCGACATTGTCTCGTTTGTCATTCAGCTTGTCGGTGGTGGTATGGCTGGTCCCGGCGCAACTCCCGAGGCACAACGGAAAGGCTTGAACTTATACATGGGTGGTATTGGCATGCAGGAAGGTTTTATTGTTCTGTTTACGGGCTTGGTCATCAAGTTTCACCGTGATCAGATCCAGGCAGAACGAGTCGGACGTTTGGCTGCAGACAAGATTGGTGGCTGGAGATGGTTGACTTGGGCACTCTACGGATGCTTGTTGGCCATCACCATTCGCATCATCTACCGCCTAGCCGAGTTCTCCGGTGGTCTAGGCACGAACAATCCTCTTCCCAGTAACGAGCCTGTGTTGTACGTCCTCGAGTCTGCACCAATGTGGTTGGCTATTCTTGTGTGGAACATTGTCCATCCTGGTCGTTTCATTCATGGCCCAGACGCCAAGATGCCGCGCTCATGGCTGTCTCGCCAtctctgctgctgctgtggcAAACGCCGCTGCGACGATTGCAATGGCAAGGTTGGCCATGCTGGTCCTCACCACCACCCCTTGGTAAATGACTCGGAGCTGGAGGAGAACCGAGAAATGCAACCTGTTAAGAAAAAGCACCGAGGTCGTGTTTCTGTCGCACAGGTCAACCCGTTCATGGACACACCATCTCGCGACAATTCTCCAAACGCCCTTCGTCCTCCACCAGCTGCCAACAACTATCGCGAAGCTAGTCCCGAGGCACCATCATACACTGCATACCGTCCTCACCGAGGCTGA
- a CDS encoding MdlB, ABC-type multidrug transport system, ATPase and permease component — MPLSCPIHDETAFGPVVVAVPACYNGFDFTLLFEEIFFSLVPNVTLTILLILRVFQLQRRRPCASTSNRLDQYWIKQIAHISFIHINFVKLIVLCVSAPRTPFSIPTAIVGLFVALCVPLLTHLEHYRSPRPTSLLSLYLGLVLLFDIVRTRTLWIIQDNRPFAITFSVGVGVHLILFLVINICSNAATTDQRLPRETRANVYTRGLFWWLNPLFWLGSKTILDVPHLPAIDTELRSRDFFDKVWEQWSDLHLRTPGALLKLLFSSHKNLILEGVLPRLALSGFTFSQPFLLSTVVSYATATPDSRLEKQLGNGLIGATAFIYIGLAIANANAQHKTYRVITKLRGTLVSLIYTKTLTVSVPTAQKGSAVTLMSADVERTATGLRFMHECWASCIDIGVGIYLLQRQLGPASAAPGVVFLLCSVVGLQVAASMGQRQRLWLEGIEKRIKATSDTLAAVKEVRMGGLQVVMEEKLRELRQEEIKASRKFKNALALIVCLSYTTAAMGPVLSFGIYSLLAKRNNTTPVTSEIGFTALSIFSLLRTPMAMILDAISGLVAAIGAIQRIGEYMSADNNRRSMSSLNLETLSITTKEDAWSPICDTKDIITASNFSAGWSEEQGFVVRDATFSITPGSLTFIVGPVGCGKSTLLHAMLDETTFNEGHLLTNLNSAAFAGQAPWLINDTIQNNIVATSTLDQRWYGLVLDACALREDIARLPNGDREIVDDGGSNLSGGQQARVGLARAVYSRRSLIFMDDVMSGLDATTEEIIFSSLLGPEGLLRKSNTTVVFATNALHRLSAADHIIVLAADGTIAEQGPYWKLASSVSAHVQAVKKNFGHIDYKAIALSVPLETQTATEVTGQQRRTGDFTIYKYYVRNVGLFNFTLFFFFGAVFVFALIFPQYIVGWWAAHNVEHPHSRLGLYLGTYFGLAWIAIAGLAAGCLVLIINMMPRASSAFHNVLLRTTLDAPLSLFSGDNVAHLLNRFSQDLQLIDMELPLALFNTSIELLSTFGNLIVIAVSSGYIAATMPAVLMVFFLLQKFYLRTARQLRLLDIEAKGPLFSHFLETLSGLAAIRAYNAQKDYKRRFLERLDYSQKPFYLLYCVQRWLNLVLDSVVAGIAIVFIAIAVQTKGHIAPGLIGTALVSIINFGVSTKALLENWTNLEMCIGAVSRIRTFALTTPSEHQSTEICVPPPDWPSQGHVSFSSLTASWKDRPTINNFSVEVSPASKTALIGASGCGKSTILSSLLNLVPQTSGIISIDGIPLSMIGRQALRERLLTLPQAPFLLPHSSIRKNLNPFDLMSISDDDIYDILTKLNISTLVANLPSGLDTSTSDATFSIGQKQLLCLARVILRHQHSGAGRKLLVMDEATASLDFETDKIVQRVLREEVFGNDMTVLVVAHRMEGIRDFDCFVEIGEGGR; from the exons ATGCCCCTTTCTTGTCCCATTCACGACGAGACTGCCTTTGGTCCAGTCGTTGTAGCGGTTCCGGCCTGCTACAATGGATTCGACTTCACTCTGCTCTTTGAGGAGATCTTCTTCTCTCTGGTCCCAAATGTTACACTCACCATCCTTTTGATATTACGAGTGTTTCAGCTTCAGAGAAGAAGACCCTGTGCATCTACTAGCAACAGACTCGACCAATATTGGATCAAGCAG ATAGCACACATCAGTTTCATCCACATCAACTTCGTCAAGCTCATCGTACTCTGTGTTTCGGCTCCGAGGACTCCCTTCTCCATCCCCACCGCTATCGTTGGCTTGTTCGTGGCACTATGCGTGCCACTCCTGACCCATCTGGAGCATTACCGGAGTCCCCGACCAACCTCCCTCCTCTCTCTGTACCTCGGACTTGTCCTCCTCTTTGACATCGTCCGGACCCGAACACTATGGATCATCCAGGACAACCGGCCGTTTGCCATAACCTTCTCCGTCGGAGTCGGTGTACATCTGATTCTCTTCCTGGTTATCAATATCTGCTCCAATGCAGCTACCACTGATCAAAGACTCCCGCGTGAGACGAGAGCCAATGTCTATACCAGAGGATTGTTCTGGTGGCTGAATCCGCTCTTCTGGCTGGGCTCCAAGACAATCCTCGACGTTCCACATCTCCCAGCGATTGACACAGAGTTACGCTCACGGGACTTCTTCGACAAAGTATGGGAACAATGGTCCGACTTACATCTACGCACACCTGGCGCTCTCCTCAAGCTTCTATTCAGCTCGCACAAGAATCTCATTCTCGAGGGTGTGCTGCCTCGTTTGGCACTATCTGGTTTCACCTTTTCACAACCGTTTCTACTTTCCACAGTTGTGTCTTACGCCACTGCCACTCCAGATTCTCGTCTGGAGAAACAGCTCGGAAACGGCCTTATCGGAGCCACCGCCTTCATCTACATCGGCTTGGCCATCGCTAATGCCAACGCCCAGCACAAAACATACCGTGTCATCACCAAGCTGCGAGGTACCTTGGTTTCTCTCATCTACACCAAGACTCTGACCGTATCTGTTCCGACCGCACAGAAGGGATCCGCCGTCACCCTGATGAGCGCTGATGTCGAACGCACTGCTACTGGATTACGTTTCATGCATGAATGCTGGGCCAGCTGCATCGATATCGGTGTTGGTATCTACCTCCTACAACGACAGCTTGGACCAGCATCCGCCGCACCTGGTGTCGTCTTCCTGCTTTGCAGTGTAGTTGGTCTGCAGGTCGCTGCGAGTATGGGACAGCGGCAACGTCTCTGGCTGGAAGGGATTGAGAAGCGTATTAAAGCAACCTCTGACACGCTCGCTGCTGTCAAGGAAGTCAGAATGGGTGGACTGCAAGTCGTCATGGAAGAAAAATTGCGAGAACTCCGCCAAGAGGAGATTAAAGCATCTCGGAAGTTCAAGAATGCGCTGGCCCTCATCGTCTGTCTATCTTATACCACTGCAGCCATGGGTCCTGTCCTCTCGTTTGGCATATATTCTCTTTTGGCAAAGAGAAACAACACCACGCCTGTCACAAGTGAGATTGGTTTCACCGCACTCTCCATCTTCTCGCTGCTGCGGACTCCCATGGCTATGATTCTGGATGCAATCTCCGGTCTTGTCGCAGCAATTGGTGCTATCCAGCGCATAGGAGAGTACATGTCCGCTGACAACAATCGCCGCTCGATGTCCTCGCTGAATCTGGAAACGTTGTCGATCACCACGAAAGAGGATGCCTGGTCACCTATATGTGATACCAAAGACATCATCACCGCCTCAAATTTCTCAGCCGGTTGGAGCGAGGAGCAAGGCTTTGTTGTTCGGGATGCCACCTTTTCTATCACTCCAGGGTCATTGACGTTCATCGTCGGCCCGGTGGGTTGTGGCAAGTCGACACTACTCCATGCAATGCTCGATGAAACCACCTTCAACGAAGGACATCTCCTCACAAACCTCAACAGCGCCGCATTTGCGGGTCAGGCCCCATGGCTGATCAATGATACCATTCAGAACAATATTGTCGCCACGAGCACACTTGATCAGCGCTGGTATGGCTTGGTTCTCGACGCATGTGCTCTTCGTGAGGATATCGCCCGCCTCCCTAACGGAGATCGGGAGATTGTGGATGACGGGGGCTCCAACCTTAGCGGTGGTCAGCAAGCCCGCGTCGGCCTCGCTAGAGCTGTGTATTCCCGGCGGTCCCTGATTTTCATGGATGATGTCATGAGTGGGCTTGATGCGACTACAGAAGAGATCATCTTCAGCAGTCTGCTTGGACCTGAGGGCCTACTGCGGAAGAGCAACACGACGGTCGTCTTTGCCACCAATGCTTTACATCGTCTGTCTGCCGCAGATCATATTATTGTCTTGGCGGCCGACGGCACGATTGCTGAGCAGGGCCCTTACTGGAAGCTAGCATCTTCAGTCTCAGCACACGTCCAAGCCGTGAAGAAGAATTTTGGGCATATCGATTACAAAGCTATCGCTCTAAGCGTTCCGTTGGAAACCCAAACAGCCACAGAAGTTACAGGACAGCAACGGCGCACCGGAGATTTTACCATTTACAAATACTACGTTCGAAACGTTGGTTTGTTCAATTTCACacttttcttctttttcgGGGCTGTTTTTGTGTTCGCTCTCATCTTCCCGCAATACATTGTCGGATGGTGGGCAGCGCACAACGTAGAACATCCGCACAGCAGATTGGGCCTATATCTCGGAACATACTTTGGTCTCGCATGGATCGCCATTGCCGGTCTGGCAGCAGGATGCTTGGTGCTCATCATCAACATGATGCCGCGTGCTTCTTCAGCCTTTCATAATGTGCTTTTGCGGACCACTCTCGACGCACCACTCTCACTCTTCTCAGGCGACAACGTTGCTCACCTTCTCAATCGGTTTAGTCAAGACCTTCAACTTATCGATATGGAATTGCCGCTGGCTCTCTTCAATACTTCAATAGAGCTGCTGTCGACGTTTGGCAATCTCATCGTGATTGCGGTATCATCTGGCTATATCGCTGCCACCATGCCAGCGGTATTGATGGTCTTCTTCCTCCTGCAGAAGTTCTATCTCCGCACGGCTCGTCAGCTTCGTCTCCTCGACATTGAAGCAAAAGGTCCACTCTTCTCTCATTTCCTGGAAACACTGTCCGGACTGGCCGCTATTCGAGCGTACAACGCCCAAAAAGACTACAAACGTCGATTTCTAGAGAGACTCGACTACTCACAGAAGCCTTTTTATCTTCTCTACTGCGTTCAACGCTGGCTCAATCTCGTCCTTGACTCTGTCGTCGCAGGTATTGCCATTGTTTTCATAGCCATTGCCGTTCAAACCAAAGGCCACATTGCCCCAGGTCTGATCGGAACAGCACTCGTTAGTATCATCAATTTCGGTGTTAGTACCAAAGCTCTTCTCGAAAACTGGACAAACCTCGAAATGTGCATCGGTGCGGTCTCTCGCATCCGCACCTTTGCTCTCACAACTCCTTCCGAACACCAATCAACCGAAATCTGTGTGCCTCCGCCCGACTGGCCCTCCCAAGGCCACGTCAGCTTCTCCAGTCTGACCGCATCCTGGAAAGACCGCCCAACCATCAACAATTTCTCCGTGGAGGTCTCACCTGCTTCCAAAACGGCTCTTATCGGCGCCTCAGGCTGCGGAAAGTCCACCATTCTCTCTTCGCTACTTAACCTCGTCCCCCAGACCAGCGGCATCATATCCATAGATGGCATCCCACTTTCCATGATTGGCCGTCAAGCGCTACGTGAGCGTCTCCTCACATTACCTCAAGCGCCCTTCCTGCTGCCTCACAGCTCAATACGAAAGAACCTGAATCCCTTTGACCTAATGAGCATATCCGATGATGACATCTACGACATCCTCACCAAACTCAACATATCAACACTCGTAGCCAACCTGCCCAGCGGTCTTGACACGAGTACCTCTGACGCAACATTTTCCATCGGCCAGAAACAGTTATTATGTCTTGCGCGAGTCATTCTTCGACACCAACATAGCGGCGCAGGAAGGAAACTCTTGGTCATGGATGAGGCTACCGCGAGTTTGGATTTCGAAACCGACAAGATTGTACAACGGGTGCTTAGGGAGGAGGTCTTTGGAAACGATATGACTGTTCTCGTTGTTGCACATCGTATGGAGGGTATCagggactttgattgtttTGTTGAGATTGGGGAGGGCGGTCGC TAG
- a CDS encoding IlvE, Branched-chain amino acid aminotransferase-4-amino-4-deoxychorismate lyase: MAPPPAPLTTINWDTLTLNVHTEATPSQPIPSHVETTFNLTTSQWTPPTLHASPYLQIHGLSPALNYGMQAFEGLKATRHSNNTITLFRPTFHHRRLTHSAATIALPSPPLDTFLEALNLLIRSNAQLLGPASSSAILYIRPLLIPTSPHLSLTPVPETVTLAIYAHAATTYLGVRPIPACISTTYDRAAPLGTGHAKVGGNYASGILPAQAAMKRGFPMQLFLDARTRTEIEEFGSSGFVGVMPDGTVVVPQSRQVIDSVTSDTLQKLAEEVLGWKVEKRRVGVEELKSFKEVLAVGTAVSILPISSITNEETGEKFVYCENDEAGPAAKKLNEAIGEAIRGVGEDRFGWRYEVMFPDEVEVKVDADAVTAKDGIEVKVEELQEVDAVL, from the exons ATGGCACCTCCCCCAGCCCCCCTCACAACAATCAACTGGGACACCCTCACCCTCAACGTCCACACCGAGGCCACCCCCTCCCAGCCCATCCCCTCTCACGTGGAAACAACCTTCAACCTTACGACCTCCCAATGGACTCCGCCAACCCTCCACGCATCGCCATACCTGCAAATCCACGGCCTATCCCCCGCCCTAAACTACGGCATGCAAGCTTTTGAAGGGCTAAAAGCAACACGCCACTCAAACAACACAATCACGCTTTTCCGCCCAACTTTCCACCACCGCCGTCTCACCCACTCAGCCGCTACAATCGCCTTGCCATCCCCTCCTCTCGACACTTTCCTCGAGGCCTTGAATTTGCTCATCCGTTCGAATGCGCAGTTATTGGGTCCAGCATCTTCCTCTGCGATTCTGTATATCAGACCTTTGCTCATTCCCACCTCGCCTCACTTGTCCCTCACTCCCGTGCCTGAAACAGTCACGTTGGCTATCTATGCCCACGCAGCGACTACCTACCTCGGCGTGCGTCCAATCCCTGCGTGCATCTCAACGACGTACGACCGCGCTGCGCCGCTGGGAACGGGCCACGCCAAGGTAGGCGGGAACTACGCCTCTGGTATCTTACCAGCGCAGGCGGCGATGAAGCGCGGGTTTCCGATGCAACTCTTCCTTGATGCGCGGACGCGCACGGAGATTGAGGAGTTTGGGTCGTCGGGTTTTGTGGGCGTGATGCCAGATGGCACGGTTGTGGTGCCGCAGAGTAGACAAGTCATTGATAGTGTTACGAGTGATACGCTGCAGAAGCTTGCGGAGGAGGTGTTGGGGTGGAAGGTGGAGAAGAGGCGAGTTGGTGTGGAGGAGTTGAAGAGTTTCAAGGAGGTGCTTGCTGTGGGTACTGCTG TTTCTATTCTGCCCATCTCCAGCATTACGAATGAGGAGACGGGGGAGAAGTTTGTGTATTGTGAGAATGACGAGGCGGGGCCTGCAGCGAAGAAGTTGAATGAGGCCATTGGGGAGGCGATTAGGGGAGTTGGAGAGGATAGGTTTGGGTGGAGGTATGAGGTTATGTTCCCCGATGAGGTTGAAGTGAAGGTCGATGCGGATGCCGTGACTGCCAAGGATGGTATCGAAGTCAAAGTTGAGGAGTTGCAGGAGGTGGATGCTGTTTTGTAG